CAGCGGCCGCGGGTCGGCGAGCTTCACGCCCGTCGCGGTCGTCACGGGCGTCTCGATCTCGACCGTGTCGACGTGCACGTCCCGCGTCGCCTCGTACGCGAGGAGCGTGACGAGCTCGTCGACGAGCAGCCGGAAGGTCGGCGACGGCGTGCCCTTGTCCCGCAGGACCGTGAGCTTGTGGGCGACGAGCGGGTGGTCCGCGACGTGCAGGCGCATGCGCACAACCTACCGGCAGTCCCACCAGGTGGACGTGGCGTAGGTCCCCGCGGTGGGCGTGTGCTGCGTCATCATGGCGGGCATGACGGACGGTCCCCGCCGGGCGGTGCAGCCCGCCGACGCGTGGGCGATGGGCCTGGCGCTCGACGAGGCCCGCCGCGCGGTCGCGACCGGCGACGTGCCCGTCGGTGCCGTGGTCGTCGGCCCCGATGGCGACGTGGTCGCGCGCGGCCGCAACGTGCGCGAGGCCACCGGCGACCCGACCGGGCACGCCGAGGTCGTCGCGCTCCGCGCCGCGTCCGACCGGCTGGGGCGGTGGCGGCTCGACG
The sequence above is a segment of the Cellulomonas fimi genome. Coding sequences within it:
- a CDS encoding nucleoside deaminase; amino-acid sequence: MAGMTDGPRRAVQPADAWAMGLALDEARRAVATGDVPVGAVVVGPDGDVVARGRNVREATGDPTGHAEVVALRAASDRLGRWRLDDCTLVVTLEPCLMCAGALVLARVARLVLGAWDPKAGACGSQWDVVRDRRLNHRVEVVGGVRADECGLLLQRFFETHRDGVPRL